The Brassica napus cultivar Da-Ae chromosome C7, Da-Ae, whole genome shotgun sequence genome has a segment encoding these proteins:
- the LOC106431620 gene encoding pathogenesis-related protein 1, producing MKKLSFIAYSFTFVTLSSILTTQAFRHSPVQPPKANANADVNPKETLAVHNKARALVGVGPMVWNETLATYAQSYAYERARDCVMKHSSGPYGENLAAGWGMMNGPVATKYWMTEKDNYEYANNTCDGGEGVCGHYTQIVWRDSVRLGCGSVRCKNDEYIWVICSYDPPGNYIGQRPY from the coding sequence ATGAAGAAGTTGTCGTTTATTGCTTATAGTTTCACCTTCGTCACATTATCATCGATCTTAACTACTCAAGCCTTTCGTCACAGTCCCGTTCAACCGCCAAAAGCAAACGCAAACGCTGATGTCAACCCCAAAGAAACGCTCGCAGTTCACAACAAGGCCAGAGCCTTAGTTGGAGTTGGTCCAATGGTGTGGAACGAAACTCTAGCGACGTATGCACAGAGCTACGCATACGAACGAGCGAGAGACTGCGTCATGAAGCATTCGTCGGGACCTTACGGTGAGAATCTTGCAGCTGGTTGGGGAATGATGAACGGTCCGGTCGCAACAAAGTATTGGATGACGGAGAAGGACAATTACGAGTATGCCAATAACACATGTGATGGTGGTGAGGGTGTTTGTGGACACTACACTCAGATCGTGTGGCGTGACTCAGTCCGACTTGGTTGTGGCTCGGTTAGGTGTAAGAATGATGAGTATATTTGGGTGATTTGTAGCTATGATCCTCCCGGGAATTATATCGGTCAACGTCCTTATTAA